From a region of the Luteibaculum oceani genome:
- a CDS encoding cytochrome c oxidase subunit II gives MSNLMLFIVLVLVVVAIAQLTRIYELGRKLKQQREEVISDANNKLNANLWMVFMVAFYGMFIWLTIAYWDKMLPPSASEHGVTIDNLMTLNLVLVSAVFFVVNTLLFWFCYKYYSKPGRKAVFFPHDNRLELFWTVVPTVVLAIIIITGLVAWDDITDEASEDAINIELYSKQFDWTARYGGADNQLGSTSFNFISGTNPLGIITNESIDTKLAEIDEQIKANETRLEEEVMSDAVEESVRVATRRLYAQRARINGLKISDEQMKQGYDDRIVKAEFHLPVGKEVRFTFRSQDVIHSAYMPHFRAQMNTVPGMTTTFKFTPTITTDSMRTMLGDENFNYTLLCNKICGSAHYNMKMDIIVESEEDYKRWLEGQKTFAEAYGLNDQEEGLAENLKK, from the coding sequence ATGAGCAATTTGATGCTTTTTATCGTGTTAGTTTTAGTGGTAGTTGCAATTGCCCAGCTAACTCGAATTTACGAACTAGGAAGAAAGCTCAAGCAACAACGCGAAGAAGTAATTAGCGATGCTAATAATAAGCTGAACGCAAATTTGTGGATGGTTTTTATGGTAGCTTTTTACGGTATGTTTATTTGGTTAACCATTGCATACTGGGATAAAATGCTTCCTCCATCAGCTTCGGAGCACGGAGTTACCATCGATAACCTAATGACACTTAACCTTGTGTTGGTTTCAGCGGTTTTCTTTGTAGTGAATACACTTCTTTTTTGGTTCTGCTACAAGTATTACTCTAAGCCAGGTAGAAAAGCAGTTTTCTTCCCACACGACAATAGGTTAGAGTTATTTTGGACCGTAGTTCCAACTGTAGTGCTAGCTATTATTATCATTACCGGGTTAGTAGCTTGGGATGATATTACCGACGAAGCTAGCGAAGACGCCATCAATATTGAGTTATACTCTAAGCAATTCGACTGGACTGCTAGATACGGAGGAGCAGATAACCAATTGGGAAGCACTTCTTTCAACTTTATTTCTGGTACGAATCCACTAGGAATTATAACCAATGAGTCTATCGATACTAAGCTTGCTGAAATTGATGAGCAAATTAAAGCGAATGAAACTCGTTTGGAAGAGGAAGTAATGTCTGATGCGGTTGAAGAAAGCGTTAGAGTTGCTACGCGTAGACTTTATGCACAACGCGCTAGAATCAATGGTTTAAAAATAAGTGACGAGCAGATGAAACAAGGTTACGATGACAGAATCGTAAAAGCTGAGTTTCATTTACCAGTGGGTAAAGAAGTTCGTTTTACTTTCCGTTCACAGGATGTTATCCACTCGGCTTATATGCCACATTTCCGTGCTCAAATGAACACGGTTCCAGGAATGACAACTACCTTTAAGTTTACTCCTACCATTACTACCGACAGCATGAGAACCATGCTAGGAGATGAGAATTTTAACTACACGCTTCTTTGTAACAAGATTTGTGGTTCTGCCCATTACAACATGAAAATGGACATTATCGTAGAATCTGAAGAAGATTATAAGCGTTGGTTAGAAGGTCAAAAAACATTTGCCGAAGCCTACGGTTTAAATGATCAAGAAGAAGGTTTAGCAGAAAATTTAAAAAAGTAA
- a CDS encoding quinol:cytochrome C oxidoreductase: MEFVFSKKAKRSTFVLMAIGIISILVGFFTDHSDHHNHFWSNILVNSFFFLAIGLGALFFYALQYATETGWTVLVKRIFEGIYSSIPVFGGILIFVLLVGTFGGHHIYHWMDSHVFDPTSEHYDAIIAGKAAYLNKPFFWIRTLVYIGTFVFFARLFRKKSLEEDQVGGTEIHKFLYKRGALFLVFFAVFSSTLSWDWLMSIDTHWFSTMYGWYTFSGMWVSTMITAILLIRWLKGKGYLPYVNENHIHDLGKWMFALSFLWTYLWFSQFMLIWYSDIPEEVTYFVERIEHFKVPYFLMVGVNFILPMVMLMSRNAKRTNSILLLVGSIIFLGHWFDVYLLVIPGATHHWHYGLFEAGTFLGFLGLFIYLTLNAFTKASFLPKNHPFLDESKHMHI, translated from the coding sequence ATGGAATTTGTATTTTCTAAAAAGGCGAAACGATCTACGTTTGTGTTAATGGCAATCGGAATTATATCTATTCTGGTTGGATTTTTCACAGACCACTCGGATCATCACAACCACTTCTGGTCTAACATCTTGGTAAATAGCTTTTTCTTTTTAGCTATTGGATTAGGAGCTTTATTCTTTTATGCACTCCAATACGCTACCGAAACAGGTTGGACTGTATTGGTTAAGCGTATATTCGAAGGAATTTATTCAAGTATCCCCGTATTCGGCGGAATCTTAATTTTTGTTCTTCTAGTTGGAACTTTCGGCGGGCACCACATCTATCACTGGATGGATTCACATGTGTTCGATCCAACTTCTGAACATTACGATGCTATCATCGCTGGTAAAGCAGCATACCTAAACAAACCTTTCTTCTGGATTAGAACCCTTGTTTACATCGGTACATTTGTATTCTTTGCAAGATTATTCCGCAAGAAATCTCTGGAGGAGGATCAGGTAGGGGGTACTGAAATCCACAAATTCTTATACAAAAGAGGTGCTTTATTCTTAGTATTCTTTGCTGTATTCTCATCAACTCTATCTTGGGACTGGTTAATGTCCATTGATACGCACTGGTTCTCTACCATGTATGGTTGGTACACTTTCTCTGGAATGTGGGTTTCCACAATGATTACTGCTATCCTTTTAATCAGATGGTTAAAGGGTAAAGGATACCTTCCATATGTAAACGAAAACCATATTCACGATTTAGGTAAGTGGATGTTTGCACTTAGCTTCTTATGGACATATCTATGGTTTAGCCAGTTTATGTTGATTTGGTACTCTGATATTCCTGAAGAGGTAACCTACTTTGTGGAGCGTATCGAGCACTTTAAAGTTCCTTATTTCCTAATGGTAGGAGTTAACTTCATTCTTCCAATGGTGATGTTAATGTCTAGAAACGCCAAGAGAACAAATAGCATCCTTCTTTTAGTAGGATCTATCATTTTCCTTGGGCACTGGTTCGATGTTTACCTACTTGTAATTCCAGGTGCAACGCACCACTGGCATTATGGTCTTTTTGAGGCGGGAACATTCTTAGGATTTTTGGGATTATTTATTTATCTGACATTAAATGCGTTTACCAAAGCTTCATTCTTACCTAAGAACCATCCATTCTTAGATGAGTCTAAGCACATGCACATTTAA
- a CDS encoding c-type cytochrome codes for MKMKSFKYIVALPALAFAATSCSTNEQSPGVEYMPDMYRSPAVEAYVDYENLDELSVRKPVEGTIPNTGSSSDAWINFPYPYPNTTEGYEKAGAELKSPLKTTEASLAKGKDIYTKFCQHCHGEKGGGDGGVVTNGGYPPPPAYNGPLKNLEEGKMFHTITYGKGQMGSHASQLNKKERWLVIQYVKALQNNGTNPDLVKEEAAATAENI; via the coding sequence ATGAAAATGAAATCATTTAAATATATAGTAGCGCTTCCTGCTCTTGCATTTGCAGCGACTTCTTGTTCTACAAATGAGCAGAGTCCAGGAGTTGAGTACATGCCAGATATGTACCGCTCTCCGGCTGTTGAGGCATACGTAGACTACGAAAACCTTGATGAGCTATCGGTTAGAAAACCAGTTGAGGGTACTATCCCTAATACAGGTTCATCTAGCGACGCTTGGATAAACTTCCCCTACCCATACCCTAACACTACAGAGGGTTATGAGAAGGCAGGTGCGGAATTAAAATCTCCTCTTAAGACTACCGAAGCTTCCTTAGCGAAAGGAAAAGATATCTACACCAAATTTTGTCAGCACTGTCACGGAGAAAAAGGTGGCGGAGACGGTGGTGTAGTTACCAATGGTGGATATCCACCTCCTCCAGCGTACAACGGGCCGCTTAAAAATCTTGAGGAAGGTAAAATGTTCCACACCATTACCTACGGTAAAGGGCAGATGGGATCTCACGCTTCTCAGCTTAATAAGAAAGAGCGTTGGTTAGTAATTCAGTATGTAAAGGCATTGCAAAATAACGGTACTAATCCCGACTTAGTGAAGGAAGAGGCTGCTGCAACTGCTGAGAATATTTAA